A genomic segment from Flavobacterium inviolabile encodes:
- a CDS encoding diflavin oxidoreductase, translated as MLAENKLVVLKDLVKQYSREEIIWTSGYLAGILAQHEPQQQPEIIAEVVVKPTIIYGTETGNSKKLASQLQAVLKKNKIQSKVVDAFQYPVEKIEKEDFVIVIMSTQGEGDPPQNAIKFFDNLSNTAANLSKTRFAVLGLGDSSYPLFCKAGEVIDGQFERLGAQRVIAFRKADVDYAPVAESWFAEILKVLQHTGTATASEPKKSTANAASHKKTYEGIITHKVILNDRYSNKETYHIEIVSEAEIAYEPGDAIGFYPKNNPNEIAAIAALFGAEQQSRELTDKNIRGLSKKSLDAIGRLLNVAITEDKADLLDILEKYPAQEAISWDALIALLHPIAPRLYSISSALEAHEGEVHVTVNRNTFTVDGNQKTGLCSQFLADYEKDTPISFYIHKNQNFRLPEEDKDIIMIGPGTGIAPFRSFLAHRDATGAEGKNWLIFGEQHFVSDFYYQTEIQEWLATGVLTKLDTAFSRDQKHKIYVQDRLKQQAKEFYEWLSNGAYIYVCGQKDPMSTDVENTILEIIATAENISIPEAKHILENLETEGRYQKDVY; from the coding sequence ATGCTGGCTGAAAATAAATTAGTAGTATTAAAAGATCTGGTAAAACAGTATTCCCGGGAAGAAATCATCTGGACAAGCGGTTATCTCGCCGGTATTCTAGCGCAGCATGAACCACAGCAGCAACCGGAAATCATAGCGGAAGTTGTGGTCAAACCAACCATTATTTATGGAACGGAAACCGGGAATTCTAAAAAACTGGCATCACAATTACAGGCGGTATTAAAGAAAAACAAGATACAGTCCAAAGTAGTGGATGCCTTTCAGTATCCGGTTGAGAAAATTGAAAAAGAAGACTTTGTGATTGTGATCATGAGTACTCAGGGAGAAGGAGATCCGCCACAGAATGCGATCAAATTTTTTGATAACCTGAGCAATACTGCTGCAAACCTTTCCAAAACCAGATTTGCCGTTTTAGGATTAGGCGATTCTTCTTATCCGTTATTCTGTAAGGCGGGTGAAGTTATAGACGGACAGTTTGAACGCTTGGGAGCACAGCGTGTGATTGCCTTCCGGAAAGCCGATGTGGATTATGCTCCGGTTGCCGAAAGCTGGTTTGCCGAAATCCTGAAAGTGCTTCAGCATACGGGAACAGCAACAGCTTCCGAACCGAAAAAGAGTACCGCCAATGCAGCTTCCCATAAAAAAACGTATGAAGGGATTATAACGCATAAAGTTATTTTAAACGACCGGTATTCAAATAAGGAAACCTATCATATTGAGATTGTATCCGAAGCAGAAATTGCCTATGAACCCGGCGATGCCATAGGGTTTTACCCTAAAAACAACCCGAATGAAATAGCCGCAATAGCCGCTTTGTTTGGAGCTGAACAACAAAGCCGGGAGCTTACTGATAAAAATATCAGGGGATTGTCTAAAAAATCATTGGATGCTATAGGGCGGTTGTTGAATGTGGCTATTACAGAAGATAAAGCCGATTTACTGGATATCCTGGAAAAATATCCTGCTCAGGAAGCGATTTCATGGGATGCTTTGATTGCGCTGCTGCACCCGATAGCTCCGCGTTTGTATTCCATTTCTTCTGCATTGGAAGCCCATGAAGGAGAAGTACACGTTACTGTGAACCGGAATACGTTTACCGTTGACGGAAATCAGAAAACAGGCTTATGTTCCCAGTTTTTAGCCGATTATGAAAAAGACACCCCAATAAGCTTTTACATTCATAAGAACCAGAATTTCAGATTGCCGGAAGAAGACAAGGACATTATTATGATAGGACCGGGAACGGGGATTGCCCCATTCCGAAGCTTTCTGGCACACCGCGATGCTACCGGTGCGGAAGGTAAAAACTGGCTGATTTTCGGAGAACAGCATTTTGTTTCCGATTTCTATTATCAGACGGAAATACAGGAATGGCTGGCTACCGGCGTACTGACAAAACTGGACACGGCTTTTTCCCGGGATCAGAAACATAAGATCTATGTTCAGGACCGGTTAAAGCAGCAGGCAAAAGAATTTTACGAATGGCTGTCCAACGGTGCCTATATATATGTGTGCGGACAAAAAGACCCGATGAGTACCGATGTGGAAAACACCATACTGGAAATTATAGCAACAGCAGAAAACATCAGCATTCCGGAAGCGAAGCATATATTGGAAAACCTGGAAACAGAAGGACGCTATCAGAAAGATGTGTATTAG
- a CDS encoding voltage-gated chloride channel family protein → MDKHSFNRHFANFPLLPLLAFLFRWLLLAAIIGTIIGSVSAFFLLSLDRVTNYRENHVWIICLLPVAGLLIGLSYHYLGESVVKGNNLLLEEFHSPKKIIPFRMAPLVLFGTLMTHLFGGSAGREGTAVQMGGAIADQFSRWFSLNNDDRKIILIMGISAGFASVFGTPLAGAVFALEVMVLGRIRYEAILPSVLVAVIAHYSCLAWHVNHTHYSIPSIPEMTALNLLWSLFAGILFGLTAMFFSKATHFWGTIFKKNIPFPPLRPLIGGLVIALAVYGMGTTKYIGLGIPTIVDTFDQQLDSYDFLLKILFTSFTLGAGFKGGEVTPLFFIGAALGNALFWFVPLPIALLAGMGFVAVFSGATNTPIACTIMGIELFGVDSGIYIAIACVVAYFFSGHTGIYTSQIIGSPKHLYYQKLKGKPLSDVKDKL, encoded by the coding sequence ATGGATAAACACTCTTTTAACCGACACTTTGCCAATTTTCCGCTACTACCTTTACTGGCTTTTTTATTTCGCTGGCTTTTGCTTGCGGCGATTATCGGTACAATCATCGGTTCCGTCTCGGCTTTTTTCTTGCTTTCATTAGACCGGGTTACCAATTACCGCGAAAATCATGTCTGGATCATTTGTCTGCTGCCCGTAGCCGGATTGCTTATCGGGCTGAGTTATCATTATCTGGGCGAAAGTGTTGTTAAGGGCAATAACCTGCTATTGGAAGAGTTTCATTCCCCTAAAAAGATCATCCCGTTCCGGATGGCGCCTTTGGTTTTGTTCGGCACTTTAATGACCCATCTTTTTGGCGGTTCTGCCGGCCGTGAAGGAACAGCTGTACAAATGGGCGGTGCCATTGCCGACCAGTTTTCCCGTTGGTTTTCACTGAATAACGATGACCGGAAAATCATCCTCATTATGGGAATCAGTGCCGGATTTGCCTCCGTTTTCGGGACACCGCTTGCCGGGGCTGTTTTTGCTTTGGAAGTAATGGTTCTGGGACGCATCCGCTATGAAGCGATTTTGCCAAGTGTATTGGTGGCTGTCATTGCACATTACAGCTGCCTGGCCTGGCATGTGAATCATACGCATTACAGTATTCCCAGCATACCGGAAATGACCGCTTTAAACCTGTTATGGTCGTTATTCGCCGGAATCTTGTTCGGACTGACCGCAATGTTTTTTTCAAAAGCTACTCATTTTTGGGGTACAATTTTTAAAAAGAATATCCCTTTCCCACCGTTACGTCCGCTGATTGGTGGTCTTGTTATTGCTTTGGCAGTTTACGGTATGGGAACCACAAAATATATTGGTTTGGGTATTCCGACTATCGTTGACACATTTGACCAGCAGCTGGATTCCTATGATTTTTTATTAAAAATACTGTTTACTTCTTTTACATTAGGTGCCGGGTTTAAAGGCGGTGAAGTCACGCCATTGTTCTTTATCGGCGCTGCTTTGGGCAATGCGCTCTTTTGGTTTGTACCGCTTCCTATAGCGTTATTGGCCGGAATGGGATTTGTTGCAGTGTTTTCCGGAGCAACCAATACACCTATTGCCTGTACCATCATGGGCATAGAGCTTTTTGGTGTTGACAGCGGTATCTATATTGCCATTGCCTGTGTGGTGGCCTATTTTTTCTCGGGTCATACCGGTATTTACACTTCCCAGATTATTGGCAGTCCCAAACATTTGTACTACCAAAAGCTAAAAGGAAAGCCTTTGTCTGACGTCAAGGACAAGCTTTAA
- a CDS encoding phosphoadenylyl-sulfate reductase, with amino-acid sequence MNETIINTLKQGKDIAESLKFLSENITGKIVFSTSFGIEDQLITDAIFSQQLPNITVFTLDTGRLFQETYATWDKTILQYGKKIKTYYPDAANLETFVTEKGINPFYESIELRKQCCHIRKVEPLKRALKDAEVWITGLRAEHSPNRNSLEIVQWDEQYQLYKFNPLLHWTTEEVKEYVTKNGIPYNVLHDKGFVSIGCAPCTRAIKEGDDFRAGRWWWEDTSKKECGLHS; translated from the coding sequence ATGAACGAAACGATAATTAATACGCTAAAACAAGGAAAGGATATTGCCGAAAGCCTGAAATTCCTGTCTGAAAACATCACCGGAAAGATTGTTTTTTCTACCAGTTTCGGTATTGAAGACCAGCTAATCACCGATGCTATCTTTTCACAGCAATTGCCCAACATAACGGTTTTCACGCTGGATACGGGCAGACTGTTTCAGGAAACCTATGCCACCTGGGATAAGACAATATTGCAATACGGTAAAAAAATAAAAACCTATTACCCGGATGCTGCCAACCTGGAAACATTTGTAACCGAAAAAGGGATCAACCCTTTTTATGAAAGTATCGAACTCCGGAAGCAATGCTGCCACATCCGGAAAGTGGAACCCTTAAAAAGAGCCTTGAAAGATGCGGAAGTCTGGATCACCGGATTGAGAGCCGAACATTCCCCAAACCGGAACAGCCTGGAAATAGTACAGTGGGACGAACAATACCAGCTGTATAAATTCAATCCGTTACTGCACTGGACCACGGAGGAAGTAAAGGAATATGTCACCAAAAACGGCATCCCGTATAATGTGCTACACGACAAAGGATTTGTAAGCATTGGTTGTGCTCCCTGTACCAGAGCGATTAAAGAAGGAGACGATTTCAGAGCCGGAAGATGGTGGTGGGAAGATACTTCTAAAAAAGAATGCGGATTACACAGTTAA
- the cysK gene encoding cysteine synthase A, whose product MKAHNILETIGNTPVVQLQKLFEGNKNVWIKLEKNNPGNSIKDRIALAMIEDAEQKGLLKPDSVIIEPTSGNTGIGLALVGAVKGYRVILVMPESMSVERRKLMEIYGAEFELTPREKGMKGAIEKANELVSQIPNAWSPQQFDNPANVAIHEKTTAQEIISDFPEGVDYLITGVGTGGHITGVAKVLKAKYPHIKVIAVEPELSPVLSGGVPGPHPLQGIGAGFVPAVFQKELIDEVIQIGKDEAFEYARAIAKKEGILVGISTGASLAAVAKKLDEIPDGATVLTFNYDTGERYLSIEGLY is encoded by the coding sequence ATGAAAGCACATAATATTTTAGAAACGATAGGGAATACACCCGTTGTACAACTTCAGAAACTATTTGAAGGGAACAAAAATGTATGGATTAAACTGGAAAAAAACAATCCGGGAAACAGTATCAAAGACCGTATTGCCCTGGCAATGATTGAAGATGCCGAACAGAAAGGGCTGTTAAAACCGGACAGTGTGATTATCGAACCTACTTCCGGAAATACCGGTATCGGACTGGCATTGGTGGGCGCCGTAAAAGGATACCGTGTGATTTTGGTCATGCCGGAATCGATGAGTGTAGAGCGACGAAAACTAATGGAAATCTACGGAGCGGAATTTGAACTCACGCCAAGAGAAAAAGGAATGAAAGGTGCGATTGAAAAAGCGAACGAACTGGTTTCCCAAATTCCGAATGCCTGGTCGCCGCAGCAATTTGACAATCCGGCGAATGTAGCAATCCACGAAAAAACAACTGCTCAGGAAATCATCAGTGATTTTCCGGAAGGAGTGGATTACCTGATAACCGGCGTTGGAACCGGAGGACATATTACCGGGGTTGCGAAAGTTTTAAAGGCAAAATATCCGCATATAAAAGTTATCGCGGTAGAACCGGAATTGTCTCCGGTACTAAGCGGAGGAGTGCCGGGACCGCACCCGTTGCAGGGAATCGGAGCCGGATTTGTACCGGCTGTCTTCCAAAAAGAATTAATAGATGAAGTGATTCAGATCGGTAAGGACGAAGCCTTCGAATATGCCCGTGCCATTGCTAAAAAAGAAGGAATACTGGTAGGGATTTCTACCGGAGCCTCTTTAGCTGCCGTGGCTAAAAAGCTGGATGAAATTCCCGATGGCGCGACCGTACTGACCTTTAATTACGACACCGGGGAACGTTACCTGTCCATCGAAGGATTGTATTAA
- a CDS encoding sulfate adenylyltransferase subunit 1 produces the protein MNTLKFITAGNVDDGKSTLIGRLLYDSDSIHTDQLGVLQQQTKQEGVTIDLSLITDGLRAEREQGITIDVAYKYFSTRKRKFIIADAPGHEQYTRNMITGASNSDLIIILVDARKGITTQTKRHASVGSLMGIKKAIIAINKIDLVDYSETVFNTIKAGFESIKGNLNYDEVAYIPVSALVGDNIVAKSEKTPWFEGDTLLSTLEHIEIPSKENLATRFQVQWVIRPKDEENHDYRGYAGQILSGSYTTGDTVKVLPSGIETTIVKIEKHQQSIDSAKAGDNVVLHLADNIDISRGDSIVKTTELPTTSNELKTWVCWLDNTPLQIGKTYLLQHRFRTVRVKIQAVDRKWNVNEWQFNDTAEVKLNDIGQISLRANQPLFFDAFEENSKSGNAILVDETTFNTVGALMFLA, from the coding sequence ATGAACACCTTAAAATTTATAACAGCAGGAAATGTAGACGACGGTAAAAGTACTTTGATAGGCCGGTTGCTTTATGATTCCGACAGTATACATACCGACCAGCTGGGAGTATTGCAGCAACAGACAAAACAGGAGGGAGTCACTATCGATTTGTCGTTAATTACCGACGGACTGCGTGCCGAAAGAGAACAGGGAATCACGATAGACGTAGCCTATAAATACTTTTCCACCAGAAAAAGGAAATTCATTATAGCCGATGCGCCCGGCCACGAGCAATATACCCGAAACATGATTACCGGAGCTTCAAACTCCGATTTGATTATTATTCTGGTCGATGCCCGCAAGGGAATTACGACCCAAACCAAACGACATGCCAGTGTGGGATCCTTAATGGGCATTAAAAAAGCTATTATTGCCATCAACAAAATTGACCTGGTGGATTATTCCGAAACGGTTTTTAACACGATTAAAGCCGGTTTCGAAAGCATAAAAGGAAACCTGAACTATGATGAGGTGGCCTATATTCCGGTTAGCGCTTTGGTTGGGGATAATATCGTCGCAAAATCGGAGAAAACCCCATGGTTTGAAGGCGATACTTTATTGAGTACGCTGGAGCATATCGAAATACCGTCCAAAGAAAATTTAGCGACCCGTTTTCAGGTACAATGGGTTATTCGTCCCAAAGACGAAGAAAATCATGACTACAGAGGATACGCCGGGCAGATATTAAGCGGAAGCTACACAACCGGAGATACGGTAAAAGTACTGCCATCCGGAATTGAAACGACTATCGTAAAGATTGAAAAACACCAGCAAAGCATTGACAGCGCTAAGGCGGGTGACAATGTGGTTTTGCACCTGGCAGACAATATAGACATCAGCCGCGGGGACAGTATTGTCAAAACAACCGAATTGCCAACAACTTCCAACGAACTTAAAACCTGGGTATGCTGGCTGGATAATACGCCGCTGCAAATTGGAAAAACCTATCTGCTGCAGCATCGTTTCAGAACCGTTCGGGTAAAAATTCAGGCTGTAGACCGGAAATGGAATGTTAACGAATGGCAGTTTAACGACACAGCAGAAGTGAAACTTAACGATATCGGGCAAATTTCATTACGGGCAAACCAACCGTTATTCTTCGATGCTTTTGAAGAAAATTCCAAAAGCGGTAATGCCATTTTAGTTGATGAAACCACTTTTAATACAGTGGGCGCCCTGATGTTTTTAGCATAA
- the cysD gene encoding sulfate adenylyltransferase subunit CysD codes for MSNSKEYLNQLEDEAIYILRETAAQFEKPALLFSGGKDSIVLVHLALKAFRPGKFPFPLVHIDTGHNFPEAIAFRDYLVNQIGEKLIVGSVEDSIKKYNLKETQGRFPSRNALQTYALLDTIQENEFDACIGGARRDEEKARAKERIFSVRDDFGQWDPKLQRPELWDILNGKVAKGHNVRVFPISNWTELDVWNYIQKYNIELPELYFAHDRECIVHQDKLVATSAFIQPLPTDTVVIEKVRYRTVGDMTCTAAVPSEAATVQDIIEDIIQTRISERGQTRLDDQLSEAAMEDRKKQGYF; via the coding sequence ATGAGTAACTCAAAAGAATATTTAAACCAATTAGAAGACGAAGCCATTTACATTCTTCGCGAAACAGCGGCACAGTTTGAAAAACCGGCTTTATTGTTTTCCGGCGGAAAAGACTCAATCGTTTTGGTTCATTTGGCTCTGAAAGCCTTCCGTCCGGGGAAATTCCCGTTTCCGTTAGTCCATATCGATACCGGGCATAATTTTCCCGAAGCCATCGCTTTCAGAGATTATCTGGTGAATCAGATTGGTGAAAAACTGATTGTAGGCTCGGTTGAAGACAGTATCAAAAAATACAATCTGAAAGAAACCCAGGGACGTTTTCCTTCCCGGAATGCTTTACAAACCTATGCTTTGCTGGATACCATTCAGGAAAATGAATTTGATGCCTGCATTGGCGGTGCGCGGCGTGATGAAGAAAAAGCCAGAGCGAAAGAGCGTATTTTTTCCGTTCGGGACGATTTCGGACAATGGGATCCCAAACTGCAGCGCCCCGAATTGTGGGATATTCTCAACGGAAAAGTAGCCAAAGGACATAATGTACGTGTGTTCCCGATTAGCAACTGGACAGAACTGGATGTCTGGAACTACATCCAGAAATACAACATCGAACTGCCGGAGCTGTATTTTGCGCATGACAGGGAATGTATCGTTCACCAGGATAAACTGGTCGCTACTTCAGCCTTTATTCAGCCGTTGCCAACGGATACCGTGGTGATTGAAAAAGTGCGCTACAGAACGGTAGGCGACATGACCTGTACCGCAGCGGTTCCTTCTGAAGCCGCCACAGTACAGGATATTATTGAAGACATTATTCAGACAAGGATCAGCGAACGCGGGCAAACCCGACTGGACGACCAGCTTTCGGAAGCCGCAATGGAGGACCGTAAAAAACAAGGCTATTTCTAA
- the epsC gene encoding serine O-acetyltransferase EpsC — protein sequence MAHPIYNKNRQKIRKLPDKAETEAWVEHIFQWLFSIGEDYSDADFFTAREAVLKTELEKILNSVLTDHETKTVVKDFFNALETIHSWLEADLEAVFNFDPAAKSRSEVLVAYPGFFAIAIYRLAHQLWKSKVPVVPRLISEYVHSKTGIDIHPGAKIGERFFIDHGTGIVIGETTVIGNDVKIYQGVTLGALHVSKAKAEEKRHPTIGNKVIIYANATILGGNTEIGNDAIIGGNVWITNSIPKQSLVYHKSEIVIKNKAPFPEPLNFVI from the coding sequence ATGGCACATCCGATTTACAATAAGAACAGGCAGAAAATCCGGAAGTTACCGGATAAAGCCGAAACGGAAGCCTGGGTGGAACACATCTTCCAATGGCTGTTTTCGATAGGAGAAGACTATTCCGATGCCGATTTTTTTACCGCCCGCGAAGCAGTGTTAAAAACGGAACTGGAAAAAATATTGAACAGCGTTTTGACGGATCATGAAACAAAAACAGTCGTAAAAGACTTTTTTAACGCTCTGGAAACAATTCACAGCTGGCTGGAAGCCGATCTGGAAGCTGTTTTCAACTTTGACCCGGCAGCGAAATCCCGTAGTGAAGTATTGGTGGCCTATCCCGGTTTTTTTGCCATTGCCATTTACCGGTTGGCACACCAGCTCTGGAAAAGCAAGGTTCCGGTAGTACCCCGGCTGATCTCGGAATACGTACACAGCAAAACAGGAATTGACATTCATCCCGGAGCGAAAATTGGAGAGCGGTTCTTTATCGACCACGGAACCGGTATTGTTATAGGCGAAACCACGGTAATCGGGAATGATGTGAAGATCTACCAGGGGGTAACACTGGGAGCCTTACATGTCAGTAAGGCTAAAGCCGAAGAAAAAAGGCATCCCACTATTGGCAACAAGGTGATTATTTATGCCAATGCTACCATTTTGGGCGGCAATACCGAAATAGGGAATGATGCCATTATAGGAGGAAATGTCTGGATAACCAATTCCATTCCTAAGCAATCACTGGTATACCATAAAAGTGAAATCGTAATTAAAAACAAAGCACCGTTTCCGGAGCCATTGAATTTTGTCATATAA
- the cobA gene encoding uroporphyrinogen-III C-methyltransferase has translation MSIENKGKVILAGAGPGDPDLISVKALKYLQTADVILTDRLVSPQMIADNAKKAAIIIYVGKQCSKGIHTPQSDINTLMVEFAKQNKLVLRLKGGDASLFSNVLDELEVLKANHIPYEIVPGISAAFGAAAYTGIPLTAREHARGVRFLTLFDLSTVTALQWTDWATTDDTLVFYMSGQRLHQLANYLLTNNIDVNKGIAVVQQATTPFQKTRVFSFEELKTKELPAFEYVPTLLIVGNVVNLHRHYAWFKEQSKASSYFDNHIINLQHAG, from the coding sequence ATGAGTATAGAAAACAAAGGGAAAGTAATATTGGCCGGAGCCGGTCCGGGCGATCCCGATTTAATAAGCGTAAAAGCACTGAAATATTTACAAACAGCCGATGTCATTCTGACCGACAGATTGGTTTCGCCGCAAATGATAGCCGATAATGCAAAGAAAGCCGCGATAATTATATATGTAGGAAAACAATGTTCGAAAGGAATACACACGCCACAAAGTGACATCAATACATTAATGGTGGAATTTGCGAAGCAAAACAAACTGGTATTGCGACTAAAAGGTGGAGATGCTTCGCTTTTTTCGAATGTTTTGGATGAACTTGAAGTGTTGAAAGCAAATCACATTCCGTATGAGATTGTTCCCGGAATATCGGCTGCTTTTGGTGCTGCTGCCTATACGGGAATCCCTTTAACAGCAAGGGAACACGCCAGAGGAGTACGCTTTTTAACCCTGTTCGACCTGAGTACGGTTACCGCGCTGCAATGGACCGATTGGGCAACGACAGATGATACCCTTGTTTTCTATATGAGTGGACAGCGGTTGCACCAGCTGGCGAACTATTTACTGACAAACAATATTGATGTAAACAAAGGAATAGCTGTTGTCCAGCAGGCGACAACCCCTTTTCAGAAAACCAGGGTTTTTTCCTTTGAAGAACTAAAAACAAAAGAATTGCCGGCATTTGAATATGTCCCTACTTTATTAATAGTAGGAAATGTGGTCAACCTGCACCGTCATTATGCCTGGTTTAAGGAACAATCCAAAGCAAGCTCTTATTTCGATAACCATATAATAAACTTACAACATGCTGGCTGA
- a CDS encoding anthranilate synthase component I family protein, which translates to MKKYKLHTSYKQILADTITPVSVYLKIRDKFPNSLLLESSDYHANNNSFSYICCNPVASIKIQQENIVKSYPDGSLTTEAIQKETSIPEAIQAFAAQFQTEKNAFKFINNGLFGYIAYDAVRYFEAVDITKKQGDLQIPDIYYAIYQNIIAINHFNNEAYIFCHSTENQNNISEIEQLLQAKNFASYSFAKEGETISNLTDEAFQQNVAIAKKHCYRGDVFQLVLSRRFSQSFKGDEFNVYRALRNINPSPYLFFFDYGDFKIMGSSPEAQLVVKNRKAEIHPIAGTFKRSGNDEHDALLAKQLSEDPKENSEHVMLVDLARNDLSRNGHGVKVEKYKEIQFFSHVIHLVSKVTGNLRDNATTMQTVADTFPAGTLSGAPKHKAMQLIEEIENISRNFYGGAIGFMDFDGNFNHAIMIRTFLSKNHTLHYQAGAGIVSGSVAENEMQEVYNKLGALNKALDVAETI; encoded by the coding sequence ATGAAAAAATATAAACTACATACTTCATACAAACAAATCCTTGCCGATACGATAACTCCGGTGAGCGTTTACCTGAAAATACGCGATAAGTTTCCCAACAGCCTGCTGCTGGAAAGCAGTGACTATCATGCCAATAACAACAGTTTTTCCTATATCTGCTGTAATCCTGTTGCAAGTATTAAAATTCAGCAGGAAAACATTGTCAAATCCTATCCGGACGGAAGCCTTACAACGGAAGCCATTCAGAAAGAAACCAGTATACCGGAAGCTATTCAAGCTTTTGCCGCACAGTTTCAAACAGAAAAAAATGCCTTTAAGTTTATCAACAACGGTTTGTTTGGCTATATAGCCTATGATGCCGTTCGTTATTTTGAAGCCGTGGACATCACCAAAAAGCAAGGTGATTTACAGATTCCGGACATTTATTATGCGATATACCAGAACATCATTGCGATCAACCACTTTAACAATGAAGCCTATATTTTCTGCCACAGCACTGAAAACCAGAACAACATATCCGAAATAGAACAGCTGTTGCAGGCTAAAAATTTTGCCAGTTATTCTTTTGCCAAAGAAGGAGAAACCATTTCCAATCTTACCGACGAAGCATTCCAACAAAACGTTGCCATTGCCAAAAAACACTGTTATCGCGGCGATGTGTTCCAGCTGGTATTGTCCCGACGGTTTTCACAGTCCTTCAAAGGCGATGAATTTAATGTATACAGAGCTTTGCGAAACATCAATCCTTCGCCTTATCTTTTCTTTTTTGACTATGGTGATTTCAAAATCATGGGTTCGTCACCGGAAGCGCAGCTGGTTGTTAAGAACAGAAAGGCAGAGATCCATCCCATTGCCGGAACCTTTAAACGGAGCGGAAATGACGAACATGATGCGTTGCTCGCCAAGCAATTATCGGAAGATCCGAAAGAAAACAGTGAGCACGTAATGCTGGTTGATCTTGCCCGAAACGATCTGAGCCGGAACGGACACGGCGTTAAAGTGGAAAAATATAAAGAGATCCAGTTCTTTTCCCATGTGATACACCTGGTTTCCAAAGTAACCGGTAACCTGCGGGACAATGCCACAACGATGCAAACGGTTGCCGATACTTTTCCTGCCGGAACGTTAAGCGGCGCTCCAAAGCACAAAGCCATGCAGCTGATTGAAGAAATTGAAAATATATCCAGAAATTTCTATGGCGGAGCTATTGGTTTTATGGATTTTGACGGTAATTTTAATCACGCAATTATGATCCGTACTTTTTTAAGCAAAAATCATACATTACACTACCAGGCCGGTGCCGGAATTGTATCCGGTTCCGTTGCAGAAAATGAGATGCAGGAAGTGTACAACAAACTGGGAGCACTCAACAAGGCACTTGATGTAGCGGAAACGATTTAA